The DNA segment TACCTAGGTTATCTAGCGGCATTTGGTTTAATAATGCTAGTTGTGGGAAGTTACTTGACAAATAAATACATGCAAGCTGAGTAATTAGAAGGTAAAGTATTCTATTATTATTATTATTTTTTATGATATTATTATATGTTTCTATCAACGAGGTCAATAGCATCACCTATTCGGTGTTTCTAGGCAATATAGGGCATAATTTTAATGCTTGTATGAATTTAGTTAATTCAATTTATTTTACACTAATAACTTTATCTACAGTAGGATATGGAGACATAGTACCTGTTACTCCTATAGCTAAACTATTTGTAGTAACATTTGATCATATTTGATATGAGAGCTTTATTAACTACTAGCTTATCTGGAGCGAATTCTAGACTTATCAAACGAATTGCAAAGAATACAAGAAATAAGGTAATTCTTATATGAAGCAGTAACCTTGAACTTGCACAGAATTTTGAAAAACCAAGAAAATCTCATGTTAGTCTCCGATAAATACGAAGCTGAAAAACTCTCAGAGATGGATTCGAAAACATATGCAGTCAACTTAATTTCAGAAAACGAAATTTTTATCTAGAAAAAGTGAAGGTAATAATAGTAGATATACAAAACTCTTCTGATATGCTTTACGTAATTTTAATTCTAGTAGAGATCACAAAAGACGCAGAAATCATAGCAATAGTTCATAACGACGATCTCGGAAAAAGGCTAGAAAGCGTAAAGAAGTTTAAGGATATTAAGTTTATTAATCCCAGAAAAAATCGCTGGAGAATTACTTAAGTCGCCTGAAGAATAATAATTCCTTTTATCATTGAAAATTTTTCTGACAAATTTTAAAGCATGAGTTTACATATTTATTACATGATTTATGTAAAGAGAGGTATCTACCCTGGTATGTATGTTCTAAATACTTTATGGCGGAATGCAGGAAAGAAGCGTAGCATTATTATCTAGAGGACCAGGAACTGGAAAATCAAAAGAGAGGTTTTAGAGGCCCAGAGTAGAACACATTGTAGACGGAATTATTAGAATGAATTTAGACGAGATAGAAGGTAAGATGTATAGGGCAATAACTGTATGGAAGATGAGGGATACAAACATCTCAATGGTTAGACAATAACGGAATAGTAGTTGAATGGGATAAATATCTTATAACAAAAGTATTAGCTTATGTTTACCAAAAGAAGAAATGAAGAAAGCAATGAAAGAAGAGGAGGAAGAAGAGTAAAAAGGAGTTAACTTTTTAAAAATATAATGTCAGTACCTTTAAAAACTATTGAAAGAGAAGATATAAGAAAATTGGAAACAGCACTCCTATTGACTGCTTTATATTCTAAGGAAACAATTGATACTATAGAAGAAGAAAAAGAAAGAATAACATCGATTGACTCGTTATATATAGCAGCTGCATTTGCTAGAGAAAAAGCTGGAATCCCAACTTCAAAGATAGCAGATGAAATAGGGATTACTGAGGATACAATAAGAAGGCATTTAAGAGGAGAAACAAAAGCTAGACAGTTAATAAACACATGAGAAAATAGAAAAAGAAGGTTTCGTATTTAATCTAGGAGTCTCAAACGATAAAATAGGGAAGAGTTAAAAAACTACTCAAAGAAGCATTAAAGGAAATACAATAATATTTTTATTATTTATTATAACTACTTTAAATTACTCATCAAGTTTTACCTAATCATAAATAATATGTATGCGGCCGCCGGGATTTGAACCCGGGACCTCCGCCGTGGCAGGGCGGCGTCCTAATCCATGCTAGACTACGACCGCATTATTTATCTTTTATTATTAGGATTTATAGTTTTCTATCTTCCTTAAGTCGATGACACAACGCTAGAAGAGAATATAGTAAGTTGTTATAGATAATTTATCATATATACTCTCATTAATTTAAGTTTCTCCATACATTACCATCAAGACTCTTCATAATTGCATTAAACTAAACCTCAAGAATGTATAATAATTAGTCAATCATCTAAAATTATCAAAATTAAATAAAAGATAAAAAATAAATTAGCTTTATGCTACTTTCCTAAATACAAGTACTATAGCAACTATAGCAATTATTAATGCTATTATTCCTAGTATTAGGCCACCATATACTAGAGAAGTCAGGCCACTTATCTTAGAGTTGTCAGAACTTATCTCTGAATTTACATTTTGAAGCGATGAATTGACACTACTTACTTGAGTCTCTAGGCTTGAAACCTTACTACTTAAGCTGTTTAATTCATTAGTTAAATTATCTATTTCATTAGTTAAAGTCGAATTAACTGTATGTAATTCTCCAGATAATGTCATTAAAGTACTATTTATTTCGCTTATCTCTTCCTTTAACATAGATATCGTCATATTAAGGTATGTTATATTATTCTTAAGTAGAGATATTTCGCTATATAACATAGTCACTGTATTATTTAAGCTATTTACTTCAGCCTGCAAATTATCAATTATTGCTATGTAATTAGGTTGCACGGATACTAAAGTTACGAAGGTATAAGTATTAGTTTGATATTTTCCAGTAACATAAATTTCTAAAGTATAAGGAACTGTATAGTTTGGTAAAACTATTGTTAAATTATACTGACCATTTCCAATGTATTTGGCAGTGGATGTAAATTGCTTACCGCTAATAGTTAAATAAGAGCCCGATATTGTTGCACCTTGGACTGGAATACCAGACACAGTAGCATTTATTATAATTGATAGATCGGTACCCATAAAGGCAGATGCAACATATACTGGTTCAGGAGTACCTGGTAGTGACGCAGGCTTTGCAGGTTCTACAATTCCCATATCTTGGAAGCATACTGGCGTTAATACAAAGGTTATTGGATGAGTAGTTAACTTCACGGTAACAGGAGTTATGTGGTCAGCAGGAACTGTAACTTCTTCGTATACTAGTTGATATCCAGGCTTTACTGCAGTAACATTATACTCGTTAGTCATAGTATAAACATATGGAACTACTAGTGTAGCTAAACCTTGCGAGTTAGTAGTATTAGTAAATAGTAACTGTCCACTAGTTACATTATATATACTTACTGTAGCACCAGGTAACGCTACACCATTAGAATATACATATACTAGGAACTCTATTTCATTAGGACTTATGACACATATTGGAATAGTTTCTGAAGAGCCGGCTACTGAAATTGTTACATTATATTGACCCGGTATAAAGGCAGATAGTTGAGTACCATTTGCCTCAAATAATGTAACTGGAAACGCGTAATTAGTCGCTGTAAACATATGACTTGCATTTAACTGACCTATTGGAACTCCTGCTGACGTCATCCTTATATCATAAGGACCAGATATAGTAACTGCTACAGTGCTATTTACTGGAGCTATTGGATCATAAACTGATATATTCAATATCAATTCCTTTGCATTTATTAATGCTATATGTTCACCAGGAACTGGTGAATATACTGTCAAGGCAGTACTACTACCTAGCGATAGAGTAACAAATAGCCCAAACATTAATATTCCCAATACAATTAAATTCATATATTTAACCATTAAGGATCACCTTTTATACATAATCTGATAAACAAAAAATTAAAAAAGCTTATCATAACTTATTGACTTCCTGTCGACGTACTAAAGTAGTACTCTCCACTGAATACTTTTCCTACGAATCCTATAGTGGTGAATGGCTCATATGTTAATGGAACTACTATAGCAGTTATTGTAATATAGTATGTATGTCCGTTAAGTATTGGCTCTAAGAATAGCAAGTCGTACGCTGCTACGAAGTGTGGAGATGTGGAGCTAAAGTTAAAGTATATTTCATATGTGTATATTGGGTGACACGGTTTCGCAGTACAGTTATAGATTGTTAACACTAGATATCCAGAGTAATAATATCCTGGAATATTAGCTGCAACTGTTACTGATAATTCTCCATCTATATAGTTGTATATAACTGGGGATACATTGTATACCACGTTAGGAATCTCTGTTAGAGTGAATGTAGAGTTTGCTGATAATCCATCAACTACTACACCAACCTTGAAGTATTTACTTGGTTCTAGTGGCATTATGTTTGATAGTTTACCTACAATTATTTGCATCTTGGTAGCTGGGTTGTATATTGCCAAGTAAGAGTAGTTCAATGGATATGCTGTTACAGGAGTACCTTTGCTATTAGTTACCTCAACGTATAATGTTGCTGTGAATACTCCACTGGATGGAGCAGTTTCAGTTAATGTTATTGGGAATACTGTGCTATTGTAGTGTAGTATAGTTCCATTATATAATATTACATATATGCATGTTACAGTAGTTGTGACTATGGTAGTTGGAGATAATTCGCCCAAGCTCTTATCACTTAAAGTTACAGTTATTGGATATGTTGCATTAACATTGACGAAGTAGAATATCTGGCATCCTGGATGTATTATATCAGCAAATGGAGTAGCAGGTGCGTAATAGAAGGCTTGAGATGGTGGAGATATAGCTACAGTGACACCACTAGATACTAACTTTGTCATATTAAGAACTGTAGAGTTGGATGCTATATCATAGTAGCACACTATAACGTACGAGTTGTTTAGTACAGTTAATGCTTGGTTAGGAGTTATGTGTAATATATTCTCTAATCCTATTATGCTTATCTCGAAGGAATAGTTCCAGAATGGTGGCATTGGAGACATCTGCTTCATAACATTGCTTGTTAATAGTGCAGTTATGTTGCTCGGGCTTAAGTATATTCTCTCCATAGTGCCATTAGCAAATTTTACGTATATACCCATTATCTTTCCTACTTTAACTTCATGGCTTGGAGGATAGTATGGTGGAGTATTTGGATAGTATATACTTAAGGATGCACACTTATAGCCTGGACAAACTCCTAATATTAGCTCTGAATCTCCGGATAAGTGCTGTAAATATACATACTGCCCAACTTTATAGTACTCATGAGATGTTGCGTTGTAATAATAGGTATTAACATACCCAGCTAAGGCATAGTTGTATCCATAGTCATAATCTATTATTTGGCCACAGAAGTACGGACTAGATAATGGCACACACTTAGGCATATATAATAATGGAGTGTAAACTTTAATGTTATTGCACGTTATAGCAATTTCCCTATCTACAGGACCGAAGTAGTACTGTACTGCGTAGTCACTATCGTTATAGACTAATAGGAGCTTTGCATCTTTTAATTGACAAGGCTTAATTAATACATATAGCATATCTCCGCCTATACCAGTAGTATTAGGCTTTACAGTTGTTGGAATATAAGTTAAATTATCTACACTGGATAACAAGAACTGTATTGAGAACTTGTAGACGAAGTTGTTGAATCCATTGTTCGTGGATACTTGGCATAGAGCTAGGTATGGGAAGTTGATACTTACTACTTTATTGTTACCTACCATTAAGGTTGCAGTTAATCCATTACCGCCATGACCAAAGTTATTGTACCATGCTTCATTTATTTTACAATATGGGTTCCATAACTGGTTAGCAAATGTTGGACACTTATGTGCATAAGTCCAGTTGAGCATGTCGTCTGCAGCACGTATCGTAACATTTACTATCATATATGGTACTGAATCTGGACCGGATGTGTTAGGTAATTCTGGGTTAATCTGATTACTATAGAATGTCTTATAGTGTATGCATATTGCTGGTGGAATTATAATTGGGTGGAAGCTACCATTATTCAAGGTAGTTGCAACTGTATCGTATGGATAAGTTGTACCTTCAACGCCCGTTACGTATACTGTACTAACGTTGCTCCATAAACCTAAGTCTACTAAGAGTATATAATTCACTGCAGTGGATGTAAAGTGAATTGTTGTAGGAGATACTGCAGATGCCACACCGGGTATGCTGGTTTTTATGTTTTCTAATTCACAGATGAATAAATTATTGAAATAGAAATACGCATGTAGAGTGTATTCAGTATATGGATAAGTTGTCATGTTAGCGCATAACTTAACGCTAAAGTTGAATTTTATAAGGCCTTCTATTCCTGGTAACGCCGGAGTTGCATTTATAGATAATGTTAATGTAGTATTATAAGGTAAGTAAGATACGTTAAAGTATAAATCGCTTAATTCTGCGCTAGTATTTATATATTGTGCATTGGGGAAGTAGGAGTTTACCATTGCTAATGTCCTATAACTATAGTAGAATGGCGTTGGGGGAGTTGTGTTAAATAAGTAGCAATTGCCAGAATTATATGGTGGCAATGTATTTGGAATGACACCTTCCGTAGTCCTTGCAAAGAATTTTGAAGTCACATTTACTATTTGATTCACTGGTGTCATACTAATTCCATATTCTTTCAATAATTCATTGAATCCTGTAGAGTTATAGTAATATATCTTACCCTTGTATATTATTGACTGATTATATACTTTTAATGGTAATGTAGTATTAAATGGTGGAACGTAAGTTAGGTTTACTGCAGTTAATGTTACACCATTAGCTTCTACTATTCCAGAAAATCTACCAGGTAAGCAATTTCCTCCGGTTGCCGGATTAATTACTGCAGTTATTACTCCTTGATTACTTGCTAAGAACGTTGGAATTAATATTGCCAAACTTAATGCATATATAAAAACTAGACCAGCACTTATTAACTTCTTGGTCGTGCGATCCATACTAGATCTGTTGAAAGTGTTATCATATTCCATATTAAAAACTTACGACTACAATAGTATACAATAGAATAATTGTCTTTTATCAATTATTAGCTAAGATAAGTATAAAACAATGAATAAAATTAAGGTACTATATAAGAATTTTTGCTTATTCGAAGAGCTAAAACGAGAAATAATTTAAGTATATTTCGTGTTTACTCGTGGCTTAACTTCTCACAAGCTTAAGGGATCATATACCCTTCGAGGGAAACACTACTACCCTCTCACCCTTGTGAGCACTCATCAGTTGAGAGATTATCATAATAAAAAATACACATAGTGTAATACTATCTACTAGCTATATAAATAAAAAAGTATAACTATCCAAAACGGTATTTAGAAATGATTATAACGAGTAGTTACGTGAAAGTGTTGTAGCCTGCTATTTGGAAACCAGAGACGTAAATGCATTCACCCCACATTATTTCTACTGTAACTCCTATTGGATCATAAGGATACTCCACTGGGCAGAAACCGCAAATTTTACAGCCTACCCACATTGCTTTAGCTTTTATTTCCCCAAATGGAACAACGCAAGAGGTAGATTTTGGGACATTAATAAGGCATTTTGTATATCCCCATTCTGTTTCATTATAATTTCCTTCATATTTCGGTAAAGGTTTTAAGAACCAACACCAACTACTTATAAATTTAGGAGTTATATAGGGTAACTTTATTGGAATATATTTTCCATTACATATTTCGTATAGTTTGATGTAAATTTGACAATTACAATTAATATATATATTTAGCAAATAATTATAAACTTTACATGCGAGAAAATTAACTTTGGTTTTAAGTGCTAAATAACTACATGATGTTAGAACTCCTAGACCTATACAATTGGCTGTCCTAGAAACATATCCGTGAGATACATTAAGTAATATACATTGGAATCCCTCGAACGGCCATACACCAGAACCTGCATCGAGAAAGTAATTTCCAAACTCAATCTGACCGTAAAAAGACCCAGAGTATATCCCCACAGTAGTTCCTACATCCCCACGATGTCTGCATCTTGTTCCGAACATACAAGTGAAATGTATAGTAAGGTTTATGCATAATGGCTTATGGCTCTGTTTAAGAACAATTAATACTGCATTATTAATTCCGCATGGTTTCCAATCATTTGTAATTGCAGAAGGATTATTGCATATCTGCACAGTGCTAGGATTAGTATAGGACGTGTAAGGAGTCTTCAGCACGTATACCCAATATGATGGGTCGTATGATGATGAGCTACTCTCTTGTGAATGTGGCATTGGATCGGCATAAATTATGTTTCCTAGTGTTGTTACCATTGCCAGCTTATTGAAGTTACCTATTTGATATTCTAAAGCGGGGTATTTATTCCACGTAGTTCTAGTTGGCTGCGGATCTATTATTTGAATATAGCCGCCTTTATATCCTAAAAAGTAAGAGATATTTAGCGGAATTGGCGGAGAAGAGTAGTATACTAATAGCGCCTCGCCAGTTACGTTACAGTAATAGAAACCTATAGGAGAATTCTCAGTATTAACTTCGCTCATCTGTTCTTCTACTTCTATCTGCAATGGTTGTATTGCATTTATGTTCTCTTCCTCCTTTGAAGTTGTTGATGTTACAGTTAATGCTAATGGTAAAAGTACCGCTATCATCACTATTAAGAGAAATACCATACCTATAACTGCAGATAGACCTTTCATGTCTGTTTGGTTTATTTTAAAAATCTGTGAGAATAGCGAAAGTAATATTTAATTATTACCTTACTAATTACCCAATTGTGAAGCTGATCCTTAATTTAAATAAGTACACTGCTACTGTTATACTTTTCTTATTATCTGTTTTATCTAGGTTAATGGGAATATCTTGGATTTATCAACTTATGTATTTTATTTTCACCGTCCCAGACTATTCAGTTCAAGGATTCTTGCTTAACATCTCTATGATAATAATTCTCTCTTTTCTAATAATATTAATGGGAATAACAAAAGTTATAATAATATTAAAAAATAGAGTATAAGATTTTGGCTTTACCACTCGCCAAAGTATTTTTCTAATGCTAAATCTCCTTTACTCCACATGAAGTACTTCACGAATAATTCTTTCTTTATAGAATTAACTGGTGAAGGCACTGCGGTAGAGTGTGTTCCCTTATACATGGTATTATCGCTTACTGCAACTCCATAGCCCTCTAAAGGATTATCTGCTATACAAACCACTGCTGGGTCATATTTGTCAATCTTAGTTTGTACTCCTAATCTATTAGCTAAATGTTGTGCAGCAATTCTTCCAGTCTTTACTGCTAAATACGCCAATTTTGGAACTGTCATGGAATTTGCATCTCCTGAAGCGTAAACGTTATCGTATTTTATTGAGACCATGTTTAAATCGGTTGGTATGAAACCACCATCGTCAACTAAATCTGGAGTAGAATTCTTTAATGCAGGATTCCCAGTATATGGTGGTAATATTATTGAAAGGTCTGAAGGTAGTTTATTACCTTTTTCGTCTATTATTTCTTGTTCAGTGATTTCTCTAACTCTAAAGTTTTGAACTAAAGTGATACCTAACTGCTTATACATTTCCCCTACTGCTTTTCTCGCTTCTGAAGATAAGTCTGATAAGTACTCTCCTGGAGAATAAACAGTCATCTTTACTTTATCAAGTATTCCTTTCTTCTTAAAATATCCGTGAAGCATTAATGACATTTCGAAGACTGGCCCTTCACAAGCAGCATCAGAGAATGGAGCTAAGTTCTCAGGAACTTTAGGCCTTGGATTACGACCTTGATAGAAATAGCCTGAGCCTATTGTTACATTTCCTCCTTGAAAAGTAGCTAATCTGTCCCTTAATTTTAGCGCGAAATCTGGCTCACAAACGCTGTAACCATATTTATCCCAGCCTTTTATTAATTCTGTTCCTAAGTGTGCACCTATTCCAACAATTACGTAATCGTATTCTTCCTCCTCAATTGAGCCGTCAGGTTTTTTATATATAACTTCGTTGTTTTTTGCGTCTATTTTTATTACTTTTCCTTCTTGGAATTCTATACCTTTTTCTGGTAATGCTTGAGATAAGTCTAATTTAAATTGATCTACATCCTTTACTCCTATAGAAACGTGGGGTAAATCTAACCTTAGCCAACTAAATCTGCTCTCATTTATTAATTTTATTTCAGCTTTGCTTCCTACTAACCTTTTTAGTGTATATGCAGGAGTTAAAGCCCCGAACCTTCCTCCTAATACTAATACTTTAGTCATTTTTATCAAACAAAACTATATGTTTGAACATAAAAAACCTTTTTTATGTAAAGTTATATTTTCCAATTAATCTAACTTTTTATAAAAATATGAAAAATTAACATTCAAAAGTTTGACATAAAATTTCCTTTAATTTCTCTGCATGATTTTCCCAAGATAAATCCTTCGCAGTATTCCACGCATTAACGCTCATTTTATGCCAGTTTTCTAAAGTTTCATTAATCCTATCTACGGCTTCTTCCCAATCTCTTACTACAAATCCATTTTCACCCTGCTTTATTAGCTCCTTACTTCCTAGACCTTCGTTAACTATTACAGGTACTCCGTAAGCCATTGCCTCAATTACTCCCAATCCTGGACCTCTTTCATTAAAGCCAAACCTTACAAGGACTAAGGCTTTTGAATATAGCTCTACGAGTTTTTCCTCGCTTATTTTTCCAGTTACTGTTACGTAATCTCCGTACTTTCTTAAGAATTCTTTTAAAGTATCTTCCCTAGCCCAAGAACCTGCCATCACCATTTTACCTTTTATTCTCTTTGCTATTTCGCCGTAAATCTCTGGCTTTCTTCCGGAGTCCCAAGTTGATACTGCCAAAACAATTCTTTCTCTGCTTTCTGGCAATTTACTTACCGGATAACAGCCCGGGTATATTACTTCAGATTTTATTCCATATTCCTCTAAAGTCTTCTTATTCCACATGGAGTTAGTAATAATAACCTTTGCATTTCTTAATACTTTTTCTTCAATTTTCTTAGGTAAAAAGTATTTCACCCCTTTCAAGGGTAATGATGTTTCGTGGAGGTAAACTGCGTAATCTTCTCCATAACGTAATTTCCTTACGTAACCGGTAATTCCTGCAAATTGGTCATGATAAAGAGTAGGTCCCCTAATCTTTGTTGCTCTTAAAATTAAGTCAAGGTCTACTGTTGCTTCCTTTCCTCTATGTTTTGCATAAATTGAAGTTATAAAAGAGAAAAGAGGAGTAAAGAAGCCTTTTTCTCCCCTTTTCCTAAGTATTAAATAATTTACACCGTCTAACTTATAATTTCCTCCAGCATCCCTATAAATTATTAATTTCCATTTAGTATTCCTAGCTTCTTCTATAGCCATTTTAGGAACAGCACTATTCCATAAAAGTCTTACAGCAATCTGCATTAACAAGAAGAAAGAAGAAAAAAGAAAATAATAAATTAAGCTAATCTTGCACCGCAATTTATACAGAACTTAGCTCCTGGCGGATTTAAGTAACCGCATTGCGGGCATCTGATTTGTTGAGGTGCTTGAGGAGCAATTGGTTGTTGAGAAGCAACTGTCGGAGTTATTTGTTGATTAATAGGTTGCGTTGTTGGCATCGGTAAGTCGAATAAACCGTCATTAATTTCCTTATCTATTTGAGTTAATAATCTTCTATTTATCAATTCTCTGCCTATGGGCCCTATGTGTTCTTCTTCAATTATTATCCTGAACTCAGATGGAGAGCCAGTAACTCTAACTATTAATTCTTCTGCATGATGAAAATGACCTTTCTTTAGTCCTCTAATTATGTAATCTTGGTATTGCGGATTACCAATCATCATTGGCTGCATAGTCGATTCCCAGCCTTCTTGCAAAAGTATGCTATTAATTTCTTGAGCTAACGCTTGAAGGTTTACATATCTTCCTGTATAGAGTTTCTGCATATTATATTACCCATTTATTGATTTAATAAATCTTCGTGAGTTTTTATTAGTTTCAACTTTGTCTCTTCTCTTTTATTATTAAAGCACTATGTCATGGAATCTTTATCGTCGTTTATATTAGTAGGTGCAACAATTATTTTAGGTGTTATAATTTTCTCATTATTTGCATCATATGGCGCTATCTACGCTACAAACGCTTTAGAAGTTCAAGACGCTCAATATTATTCTTCTGGGCTTAGAATATCCGCTGGCTCCCCAGCAGGGAACCAAGTACCTATAATAATAAACGATTTTAATTATCCAAATGGTTGTATATATCTCGTTGCATTTTTTATAAAGCCTTGTTATTCTAAGTCTGCGTCAACTGTTACTCCGAGTTGCTTTGCATTAATAAACTCAACGTCGCCCACAGAAATGACGTTGACAATACTCGGTTTAAACAGTAATATAATATATGAAGGTAACGCCGATGTATACAAAGCACACGTAGGAAATTTAGAATTAGTTTGCACTAAGCCAGGATATTATACAGAGTTATGGATAATAATGAAGATAGATTGCAAATTCTTTAGAATAGGCTACTATGTTATAAATTAATGTATGCGGCCGCCGGGATTTGAACCCGGGATCAACAGCTTGGGAGGCTGCCGTCCTATCCAGGCTAGACGACGACCGCAATTAATATTATATTTATGTTTTTATATGTTTTTCTTCCCTAAGGCATTTACTCCTCTAAAATCCTTTTTAATATGCATAATCATTCTGAACGCAGAATTCTTGTAGCTTATTAACGACTAAAAGAAGACACTATTAAAAGCTTTAGTTTTTGC comes from the Acidianus infernus genome and includes:
- a CDS encoding carboxypeptidase-like regulatory domain-containing protein, with translation MVKYMNLIVLGILMFGLFVTLSLGSSTALTVYSPVPGEHIALINAKELILNISVYDPIAPVNSTVAVTISGPYDIRMTSAGVPIGQLNASHMFTATNYAFPVTLFEANGTQLSAFIPGQYNVTISVAGSSETIPICVISPNEIEFLVYVYSNGVALPGATVSIYNVTSGQLLFTNTTNSQGLATLVVPYVYTMTNEYNVTAVKPGYQLVYEEVTVPADHITPVTVKLTTHPITFVLTPVCFQDMGIVEPAKPASLPGTPEPVYVASAFMGTDLSIIINATVSGIPVQGATISGSYLTISGKQFTSTAKYIGNGQYNLTIVLPNYTVPYTLEIYVTGKYQTNTYTFVTLVSVQPNYIAIIDNLQAEVNSLNNTVTMLYSEISLLKNNITYLNMTISMLKEEISEINSTLMTLSGELHTVNSTLTNEIDNLTNELNSLSSKVSSLETQVSSVNSSLQNVNSEISSDNSKISGLTSLVYGGLILGIIALIIAIVAIVLVFRKVA
- a CDS encoding zinc ribbon domain-containing protein → MQKLYTGRYVNLQALAQEINSILLQEGWESTMQPMMIGNPQYQDYIIRGLKKGHFHHAEELIVRVTGSPSEFRIIIEEEHIGPIGRELINRRLLTQIDKEINDGLFDLPMPTTQPINQQITPTVASQQPIAPQAPQQIRCPQCGYLNPPGAKFCINCGARLA
- a CDS encoding ion channel, yielding MLLLLLFFMILLYVSINEVNSITYSVFLGNIGHNFNACMNLVNSIYFTLITLSTVGYGDIVPVTPIAKLFVVTFDHI
- a CDS encoding glycosyltransferase family 4 protein — encoded protein: MQIAVRLLWNSAVPKMAIEEARNTKWKLIIYRDAGGNYKLDGVNYLILRKRGEKGFFTPLFSFITSIYAKHRGKEATVDLDLILRATKIRGPTLYHDQFAGITGYVRKLRYGEDYAVYLHETSLPLKGVKYFLPKKIEEKVLRNAKVIITNSMWNKKTLEEYGIKSEVIYPGCYPVSKLPESRERIVLAVSTWDSGRKPEIYGEIAKRIKGKMVMAGSWAREDTLKEFLRKYGDYVTVTGKISEEKLVELYSKALVLVRFGFNERGPGLGVIEAMAYGVPVIVNEGLGSKELIKQGENGFVVRDWEEAVDRINETLENWHKMSVNAWNTAKDLSWENHAEKLKEILCQTFEC
- a CDS encoding NAD(P)/FAD-dependent oxidoreductase, translated to MTKVLVLGGRFGALTPAYTLKRLVGSKAEIKLINESRFSWLRLDLPHVSIGVKDVDQFKLDLSQALPEKGIEFQEGKVIKIDAKNNEVIYKKPDGSIEEEEYDYVIVGIGAHLGTELIKGWDKYGYSVCEPDFALKLRDRLATFQGGNVTIGSGYFYQGRNPRPKVPENLAPFSDAACEGPVFEMSLMLHGYFKKKGILDKVKMTVYSPGEYLSDLSSEARKAVGEMYKQLGITLVQNFRVREITEQEIIDEKGNKLPSDLSIILPPYTGNPALKNSTPDLVDDGGFIPTDLNMVSIKYDNVYASGDANSMTVPKLAYLAVKTGRIAAQHLANRLGVQTKIDKYDPAVVCIADNPLEGYGVAVSDNTMYKGTHSTAVPSPVNSIKKELFVKYFMWSKGDLALEKYFGEW